One Mycobacteroides salmoniphilum DNA segment encodes these proteins:
- a CDS encoding glycoside hydrolase family 15 protein has translation MSAQSPVQRRGPFPPIADYAFLSDWENTCLIAANGSVEWMCVPRPDSPSIFGAILDRGAGHFRIGPYGHNVPAARRYLPGSLMVETTWQTKTGWLTVRDALVLGPWHDVDSRSKTHKRTPTDWDAEHILLRTVRCVSGTVEVIMNCEPAFDYHREGLTWEYSGDGYGEAIARAAKNPETNPTLKLTTNLRLGLEGREARARTRLTEGDSVFVALSWSKHPVPQTYAEAADKMWKTAEAWRQWINIGEFPDHPWRSYLQSSALVLKGLAYSPTGALLAASTTSLPETPGGVRNWDYRYSWVRDSTFALWGLYTLGLDREADDFFAFIADASGANNGERHPLQVMYGVGGERTLTEGELPHLSGYDGARPVRIGNGAFDQVQHDIWGTMLDSVYVHAKSREQIPATLWPILKNQAEEAARHWREPDRGIWEVRGEPQHFTSSKIMCWVAMDRGAKLAELHGEKSYAQQWRGIADEIKDDILEHGVDERGVLVQRYGSTALDASLLLAVLNRFLPPDDPRIRATVLAIADELTNDGLVLRYRVEETDDGLSGEEGTFTICSFWLVSALVEIGEVRRARHLCERLLSFASPLQLYAEEIDPRTGRHLGNFPQAFTHLALINAVVHVIRAEEEADVSGTFQPANAPT, from the coding sequence ATGTCCGCTCAGTCTCCCGTCCAGCGCCGCGGTCCCTTCCCGCCGATCGCCGACTACGCGTTCCTCTCGGACTGGGAGAACACCTGCTTGATCGCCGCCAACGGATCAGTGGAGTGGATGTGCGTCCCGCGGCCGGACTCGCCGAGCATCTTCGGGGCCATTCTCGACCGCGGAGCCGGCCACTTCCGGATCGGGCCGTACGGACACAACGTTCCGGCCGCGCGCCGTTACCTGCCAGGCAGCCTGATGGTGGAAACCACCTGGCAGACCAAGACGGGGTGGCTCACCGTCCGCGATGCGCTGGTGCTGGGGCCGTGGCATGACGTCGATTCGCGCTCCAAGACACACAAGCGCACGCCGACCGACTGGGATGCCGAACACATCCTGCTGCGCACCGTGCGCTGCGTCAGCGGCACCGTCGAAGTGATCATGAACTGTGAGCCCGCCTTCGACTATCACCGCGAGGGGCTCACCTGGGAGTACTCCGGCGATGGATATGGTGAGGCGATAGCCCGGGCGGCCAAGAATCCCGAGACCAATCCGACGCTCAAGCTCACCACGAATCTTCGGCTCGGATTGGAGGGTCGCGAGGCTCGGGCCCGCACCCGACTGACTGAGGGTGACAGCGTCTTCGTCGCGCTCAGCTGGTCCAAACATCCTGTTCCGCAGACTTATGCGGAGGCCGCCGACAAGATGTGGAAGACCGCCGAGGCCTGGCGGCAATGGATCAACATCGGCGAATTCCCCGATCATCCGTGGCGTTCGTACCTACAGAGCAGTGCGCTGGTCCTCAAGGGGCTGGCGTACTCACCGACCGGGGCGCTGCTCGCGGCATCGACCACCTCACTACCGGAAACCCCTGGGGGAGTGCGTAACTGGGATTATCGCTATTCCTGGGTGCGTGACTCGACATTTGCGCTGTGGGGCCTGTACACGCTCGGGCTGGACCGCGAGGCCGACGACTTCTTCGCCTTCATCGCCGATGCGTCCGGTGCGAACAACGGGGAGAGACATCCGCTGCAGGTGATGTACGGCGTGGGTGGAGAACGCACGCTGACGGAGGGCGAGCTGCCGCACCTGTCCGGGTACGACGGGGCCCGGCCGGTGCGGATAGGTAACGGTGCGTTCGATCAGGTTCAGCACGACATCTGGGGCACCATGCTCGATTCGGTGTACGTGCACGCGAAGTCGCGCGAACAGATTCCGGCGACACTGTGGCCGATTCTGAAGAATCAGGCAGAGGAGGCTGCGCGGCACTGGCGCGAACCCGACCGTGGCATCTGGGAGGTCCGGGGTGAGCCGCAGCATTTCACCTCGTCCAAGATCATGTGCTGGGTCGCGATGGATCGTGGCGCCAAACTCGCTGAGCTGCACGGTGAGAAGAGCTATGCCCAGCAGTGGCGCGGTATCGCCGACGAGATCAAAGACGACATTCTCGAACATGGCGTCGACGAACGCGGCGTGCTGGTACAGCGTTACGGTTCAACGGCTTTGGATGCCTCGCTGCTGCTGGCGGTGCTCAACCGATTCCTGCCGCCCGACGACCCGCGGATTCGTGCGACGGTGTTGGCGATCGCCGACGAGCTGACCAATGACGGTCTGGTGCTGCGCTATCGGGTGGAGGAGACCGACGACGGGCTCTCGGGTGAGGAAGGTACCTTCACCATCTGCTCGTTCTGGTTGGTCTCGGCATTGGTGGAGATCGGCGAGGTGCGCCGGGCGCGGCACCTGTGCGAGCGATTGCTGTCCTTCGCCAGCCCGCTGCAGCTCTATGCCGAGGAAATCGACCCGCGCACCGGTCGGCATCTGGGCAACTTCCCGCAGGCCTTCACCCATCTGGCATTGATCAACGCGGTCGTGCACGTCATTCGGGCCGAGGAGGAGGCGGACGTCAGCGGCACCTTCCAGCCGGCGAACGCACCCACATGA